The following proteins come from a genomic window of Methylorubrum populi:
- a CDS encoding DUF1656 domain-containing protein: MTGEFDLYGVFVPSLAAWMLVAFAISVPLRRILAGLGLYRLVWHRPLFDLALYVVLLGAVVAVAVPLTS; encoded by the coding sequence ATGACGGGCGAGTTCGACCTCTACGGCGTCTTCGTCCCGAGCCTCGCGGCCTGGATGCTCGTCGCCTTCGCCATCAGCGTGCCGCTTCGGCGGATCCTGGCCGGCCTCGGCCTCTACCGCCTCGTCTGGCACCGTCCGCTCTTCGACCTCGCCCTCTACGTGGTCCTGCTCGGCGCGGTCGTCGCGGTGGCGGTGCCGCTCACCTCGTGA
- a CDS encoding L,D-transpeptidase, producing the protein MLATRRSLLLAAAILAPARAHAFFWEAEPVPKAPEPVDPATNRDAWFIGEIPDEPFNVPMVDLTLVPAAFRRQIVDYDGPERAGTLVVDTHQRFLFLVREDRTALRYGIGVGRAGFTWSGVAVVRRKAKWPGWRPTPAMLKRRPDIPRYVEPGIHNPLGCRALYLYQGERDTLYRIHGTNEPWTVGGTDSSGCIRLLNEDIHDLYGRVPLGTTVVVKSSPPEVMVQREWDGPSRADNQVLLFR; encoded by the coding sequence ATGCTGGCCACCCGCCGCTCCCTCCTCCTCGCCGCCGCCATCCTCGCGCCGGCCCGCGCGCACGCCTTCTTCTGGGAGGCCGAACCGGTCCCGAAGGCTCCGGAGCCCGTCGATCCCGCCACGAACCGCGACGCGTGGTTCATCGGCGAGATCCCGGACGAGCCCTTCAACGTACCGATGGTCGACCTGACCCTCGTTCCGGCGGCGTTCCGCCGGCAGATCGTGGATTACGACGGCCCCGAGCGCGCCGGGACACTGGTCGTCGACACGCACCAGCGCTTCCTCTTCCTCGTCCGCGAGGACCGGACGGCCCTGCGCTACGGCATCGGGGTGGGCCGGGCCGGCTTCACGTGGTCGGGCGTCGCGGTGGTCAGACGCAAGGCGAAATGGCCGGGCTGGCGCCCGACGCCGGCCATGCTGAAGCGGCGGCCCGACATCCCGCGCTACGTCGAGCCCGGCATCCACAATCCGCTCGGCTGCCGTGCCCTCTACCTCTACCAGGGCGAGCGGGACACGCTCTACCGCATCCACGGCACCAACGAGCCCTGGACCGTCGGCGGCACCGATTCCTCGGGCTGCATCCGTCTCCTCAACGAGGACATCCACGACCTGTACGGCCGGGTTCCCCTCGGCACGACGGTCGTCGTGAAGTCCTCGCCGCCGGAGGTGATGGTCCAGCGCGAGTGGGACGGCCCCTCCCGCGCCGACAACCAAGTGCTGCTCTTCCGGTAG
- a CDS encoding MarR family winged helix-turn-helix transcriptional regulator, whose protein sequence is MTDETLRRLRLAYTHTLLLSGRQWRRLANAATEAHGISEAKALPLVLIGRLGGEPRQNALAEAVGIEGPSLVRLLDQLEAAGLVRRREDPSDRRAKVLSLTPAGEAVVARIEADLDRLRETAFAGVSAADLEAGLRVFQAIQRHVGGGVESEADAGRQEPAG, encoded by the coding sequence ATGACCGACGAGACTCTGCGCCGCTTGCGTCTGGCCTACACCCACACGCTCCTGCTCTCCGGGCGGCAATGGCGCCGGCTCGCCAATGCGGCGACCGAGGCGCACGGGATCTCCGAGGCGAAGGCGCTGCCGCTGGTTCTGATCGGGCGCCTGGGGGGCGAGCCGCGCCAGAACGCCCTGGCGGAGGCGGTGGGCATCGAGGGGCCGTCGCTGGTCCGCCTCCTCGACCAGCTGGAGGCGGCCGGCTTGGTCCGGCGCCGGGAGGACCCGAGCGACCGGCGCGCGAAGGTTCTGAGCCTGACACCCGCCGGGGAGGCCGTCGTCGCCCGGATCGAGGCCGACCTCGACCGGCTCCGTGAGACCGCCTTCGCGGGGGTCAGCGCCGCCGACCTGGAGGCCGGCTTGCGGGTGTTCCAGGCGATCCAGCGTCATGTCGGCGGTGGCGTGGAATCCGAGGCGGACGCGGGCAGGCAGGAGCCCGCGGGATGA
- a CDS encoding DUF4198 domain-containing protein, with amino-acid sequence MRRTALLAAFLALSAPASAHDLWLDPTGSGVQILYGHPHEPELPSAGKLMSLTAYEPSGAVVLQAKLDAGPAPALRAAHQGEALFAAAYDNGYWVRLPDGSYRNASKRMLPQADKSLWSVKFAKAVSGPGAPWGTVVGQPLEIVPLEAPASASGQIRVRVLFEGRPLGGASVVATDGVSFRSEADQARAQTDAQGAAVVPLRGAGPQVLGVSHRVTPSQTPALADADSYGATLAFTVTDPKSN; translated from the coding sequence ATGAGACGGACCGCCCTCCTGGCCGCCTTCCTCGCCCTCAGCGCCCCGGCCAGCGCCCACGACCTCTGGCTCGACCCGACCGGCAGCGGCGTGCAGATCCTCTACGGACATCCCCACGAGCCGGAACTGCCGAGCGCGGGCAAGCTGATGAGCCTCACCGCCTACGAACCGTCCGGCGCGGTGGTGCTGCAGGCGAAGCTGGATGCCGGCCCGGCCCCGGCGCTGAGGGCCGCGCACCAGGGCGAGGCGCTGTTCGCGGCGGCCTACGACAACGGCTACTGGGTGCGCCTGCCCGACGGCAGCTACCGCAACGCCAGCAAGCGGATGCTGCCGCAGGCCGACAAGAGCCTGTGGTCGGTGAAGTTCGCCAAGGCCGTGTCCGGCCCGGGCGCGCCGTGGGGGACGGTGGTCGGCCAGCCTCTGGAGATCGTTCCGCTGGAGGCGCCGGCCTCGGCCTCGGGCCAGATCCGGGTGCGGGTGCTGTTCGAGGGCCGTCCGCTGGGCGGTGCCAGCGTGGTCGCCACCGACGGGGTGAGCTTCAGGAGCGAGGCGGATCAGGCCCGCGCCCAGACGGATGCGCAAGGGGCGGCGGTGGTGCCGCTGCGCGGTGCCGGCCCGCAGGTGCTCGGTGTCAGCCACCGCGTCACGCCCTCGCAGACGCCGGCGCTGGCCGACGCGGACAGCTACGGGGCGACGCTCGCCTTCACCGTGACCGACCCGAAATCCAACTGA
- a CDS encoding trimeric intracellular cation channel family protein yields MFETATATLDWLGVIVFTITGALVASRKAMDFVGFAVLGTATGIGGGTLRDLLLGSPVFWTQRPAYLLACLVVSCAVFFVAHIPQSRYRALIRLDALGLALFAVAGAETAIQAGASGAVAVVMGVVTATFGGVIRDLLGGDSPVILSREIYASAAGAGAATYVALAALGAPRELALGSGFLVALLLRAVSLRLGWTLPRYRPRTRLPDN; encoded by the coding sequence ATGTTCGAGACTGCGACCGCGACCCTGGACTGGCTCGGGGTGATCGTCTTCACGATCACCGGAGCCCTCGTGGCCTCCCGAAAGGCGATGGACTTCGTCGGCTTCGCCGTGCTGGGCACCGCGACGGGGATCGGGGGCGGGACGCTGCGCGACCTGCTGCTCGGATCGCCCGTCTTCTGGACGCAGCGGCCCGCCTACCTCCTCGCGTGCCTCGTCGTCTCCTGCGCCGTGTTCTTCGTCGCGCACATCCCGCAATCGCGCTATCGCGCCCTGATCCGGCTCGATGCCCTCGGCCTCGCGCTCTTCGCGGTGGCCGGCGCCGAGACGGCGATCCAGGCCGGAGCGAGCGGAGCCGTGGCCGTCGTGATGGGCGTGGTGACCGCGACCTTCGGGGGCGTCATCCGCGATCTCCTCGGGGGCGACAGTCCGGTGATCCTCAGCCGGGAGATCTACGCCTCGGCGGCGGGAGCCGGTGCGGCCACCTATGTGGCCCTGGCCGCACTCGGCGCGCCGCGGGAACTCGCGCTCGGCTCCGGCTTTCTCGTCGCCCTGCTCCTGCGGGCGGTCTCCCTCCGCCTGGGCTGGACCCTTCCGCGGTACCGTCCCCGGACCCGCCTTCCCGACAACTGA
- a CDS encoding FUSC family protein, whose protein sequence is MTLPGWRDWAFSLKTFGAGMLALYLAFWIDLPKPYWALGTVYITSQVLAGATRSKALYRVLGTLLGAIVSVILVPNLADAPELLTVAIALWVALCLYVSLLDRTPRSYLMMLGGYTAALIGFPSVAEPGTMFDTAVARTEEITLGILCASLVNTVVLPQSVAPAIASRLDLWLRGARGWVIEVLGRNRTGEDSQAKRLRLAADAVAFDALATPLRYDMTGAERSVDAMATLRQHMLMFLPIASAIADRIEALQRAGGLPQAVRGLLDDMADWLGTGTTDPAQARRLKASASALEPELGEHPSWNDLVLASLLARLRDFIDLRQDTRLLQRHVADGTPVTETLAFRYTAAARTIRHRDHGMAFLSGFGVFLSIVLTCAIWIATGWPDGAGAPMMAAVGCSFFAAQDDPAPFIVSFANSAILGALGAGAYLFAILPLATTFEMLALALAPGLLLCGVFMTQPKTAPLAMGAAVNGSAMIALQGSYTGEFAAFTNSAIAVILGMWSAAVVTRLVRSVGAGWSARRLRAVNRRSLAEAAERRGAQNGLELAALMLDRVGLIAPRLAALPPDDAEWTADLLAEVRVGINVVELRRDRHRLSASARGAVEALLAALARRFRSGAADPAPGLPNPLLDTLDRALDALSVEARQAAGRAALMGLVGIRRGLFPDAPPYGAPVPATEPGLAA, encoded by the coding sequence ATGACCCTTCCAGGCTGGCGCGACTGGGCCTTCTCGCTCAAGACCTTCGGGGCCGGCATGCTGGCCCTGTACCTGGCGTTCTGGATCGATCTGCCCAAACCCTACTGGGCGCTCGGGACCGTCTACATCACGAGTCAGGTGCTGGCCGGCGCCACCCGCTCGAAGGCGCTCTACCGGGTGCTCGGCACGCTGCTCGGGGCCATCGTCTCGGTCATCCTCGTCCCGAACCTCGCCGACGCGCCGGAACTGCTGACGGTCGCGATCGCGCTCTGGGTCGCCCTCTGCCTGTACGTCTCGTTGCTCGACCGCACGCCGCGCAGTTACCTGATGATGCTCGGCGGCTACACGGCGGCCCTGATCGGGTTTCCCAGCGTGGCCGAGCCCGGAACGATGTTCGACACCGCCGTGGCCCGCACCGAGGAGATCACCCTCGGGATCCTCTGCGCCAGCCTCGTCAACACCGTCGTGCTGCCGCAATCGGTGGCGCCCGCGATCGCGAGCCGGCTCGACCTGTGGCTGCGCGGAGCGCGCGGCTGGGTGATCGAGGTGCTCGGCCGCAATCGCACGGGCGAGGACAGCCAGGCCAAGCGCCTGCGGCTCGCCGCGGATGCGGTTGCGTTCGACGCCCTGGCGACGCCGCTGCGCTACGACATGACCGGCGCCGAGCGCTCGGTCGACGCCATGGCGACGCTCCGCCAGCACATGCTGATGTTCCTGCCCATCGCCTCGGCGATCGCCGACCGCATCGAGGCGCTGCAGCGGGCAGGCGGGCTGCCGCAGGCCGTGCGCGGCCTCCTCGACGACATGGCGGACTGGCTCGGCACGGGAACGACCGATCCGGCGCAGGCCCGGCGCCTCAAGGCGAGTGCGAGCGCGCTGGAGCCCGAACTCGGCGAGCACCCGTCCTGGAACGACCTCGTGCTCGCGAGCCTCCTGGCGCGCCTGCGCGACTTCATCGACCTGCGCCAGGACACCCGCCTGCTGCAGCGCCACGTCGCCGACGGAACACCGGTGACGGAGACCCTAGCCTTCCGCTACACCGCAGCCGCGCGCACGATCCGTCACCGGGATCACGGCATGGCCTTCCTGTCCGGGTTCGGCGTGTTCCTCTCGATCGTGCTCACCTGCGCGATCTGGATCGCGACCGGCTGGCCCGACGGGGCCGGCGCCCCGATGATGGCGGCGGTCGGATGCAGCTTCTTCGCGGCGCAGGACGACCCGGCGCCCTTCATCGTCAGCTTCGCCAATTCCGCGATTCTCGGGGCGCTCGGAGCGGGGGCCTACCTGTTCGCCATCCTGCCGCTCGCGACCACCTTCGAGATGCTGGCGCTGGCGCTCGCGCCCGGGCTTCTGCTCTGCGGAGTGTTCATGACGCAGCCGAAGACCGCCCCCCTGGCGATGGGCGCGGCGGTCAACGGCTCGGCGATGATCGCGCTCCAGGGCAGCTACACCGGGGAGTTTGCGGCCTTCACCAATTCCGCGATCGCCGTCATCCTCGGAATGTGGTCGGCAGCCGTCGTCACGCGGCTCGTCCGCTCGGTCGGGGCCGGCTGGTCGGCGCGGCGCCTGCGCGCGGTCAACCGGCGCAGCCTCGCCGAGGCCGCGGAGCGGCGCGGCGCGCAGAACGGCCTCGAACTGGCGGCGCTCATGCTCGACCGCGTCGGGCTGATCGCGCCGCGCCTCGCCGCCCTGCCGCCGGACGACGCGGAATGGACCGCCGACCTCCTCGCCGAGGTCCGCGTCGGCATCAACGTGGTCGAGTTGCGCCGTGACCGGCACCGGCTCTCGGCCTCGGCGCGCGGCGCCGTCGAGGCGCTTCTCGCCGCGCTCGCGCGCCGCTTCCGGAGCGGAGCGGCCGATCCGGCGCCCGGTTTGCCCAACCCCCTCCTCGACACCCTCGATCGGGCGCTCGACGCGCTCTCGGTCGAGGCCCGGCAGGCCGCCGGGCGCGCGGCTCTGATGGGTCTCGTCGGCATCCGCCGCGGCCTGTTCCCGGATGCGCCGCCCTACGGCGCGCCCGTCCCCGCCACCGAACCGGGTCTCGCGGCATGA
- a CDS encoding chemotaxis protein CheB: MGNRDIIVIGGSSGATVPLKTILGALPQDLPAAVFIVLHIPARSLGLLATVTAAVSHLPVHPAADGMAIRTGNIYLGVPDHHLILDEDRIRLGRGPRENMARPSIDPLFRSAAAVYGPRVIGVLLSGLLNDGASGLEAIKRCGGLTLVQDPAEAIADEMPRSALSVMEVDLTLSAARIGDVLSDLVRDAPGPRLPVPAEIRLEVDIAAGERIDSDVLRRVADPSAMSCPHCGGVLSEMREGKPLRFRCQVGHAYTAEAVAKMQEGSIDEALRVALRIIEERAELVRRMASDGRRAGRPAVSEMYEERAAEYRQYADVIRRAVLQTLPSPEPADGEGEQEP; encoded by the coding sequence TTGGGCAATCGCGACATCATCGTCATCGGCGGCTCGTCCGGTGCCACCGTTCCGCTGAAGACGATCCTCGGAGCCCTGCCGCAGGACCTGCCGGCGGCGGTCTTCATCGTGCTGCATATTCCCGCGCGCAGCCTCGGCCTGCTCGCGACCGTCACCGCGGCCGTCTCCCACCTTCCGGTTCACCCCGCCGCCGACGGCATGGCGATCCGCACCGGCAACATCTACCTCGGCGTTCCCGATCATCACCTCATCCTCGACGAGGACCGGATCAGGCTCGGGCGCGGCCCGCGCGAGAACATGGCCCGGCCCTCGATCGATCCGCTGTTCCGCTCGGCGGCCGCGGTTTACGGCCCGCGGGTGATCGGGGTGCTTCTGAGCGGACTGCTCAACGACGGCGCGTCCGGTCTCGAAGCGATCAAGCGCTGCGGCGGCCTCACGCTCGTGCAGGATCCCGCCGAGGCGATCGCCGACGAGATGCCGCGCAGCGCCCTCTCGGTCATGGAGGTCGATCTCACCCTGTCCGCGGCCCGCATCGGCGACGTCCTCTCGGACCTCGTGCGCGACGCCCCCGGCCCGCGCCTGCCGGTTCCGGCCGAGATCCGGCTCGAGGTCGACATCGCCGCCGGGGAACGGATCGACAGCGACGTCCTGCGCCGTGTCGCCGACCCCTCGGCGATGTCCTGCCCGCATTGCGGCGGCGTCCTCTCGGAGATGCGGGAGGGCAAGCCGCTGCGCTTCCGCTGCCAGGTCGGCCACGCCTACACCGCCGAGGCGGTGGCCAAGATGCAGGAGGGCTCCATCGACGAGGCCCTGCGCGTCGCCCTGCGTATCATCGAGGAGCGGGCCGAACTGGTCCGGCGCATGGCCAGCGACGGACGCCGGGCCGGGCGTCCGGCCGTCAGCGAGATGTACGAGGAGCGCGCAGCCGAATACCGCCAATACGCCGACGTGATCCGCCGGGCCGTGCTCCAGACCCTGCCGTCACCGGAACCGGCAGACGGCGAGGGCGAGCAAGAGCCGTAG
- a CDS encoding efflux RND transporter periplasmic adaptor subunit translates to MPRFLALTVRLLVTLGMVAVAVVVGLALWDYYMEAPWTRDGRVRADVVAVAPDVSGLVTEVLVQDNQIVKRGDVLFRIDPDRFALALRQAEAMVAGKQATMEQAAADYARYAKLSDAAVSQQRVEAARATDLEAKAAYGQAIADRDLAKLNLERSAVKASVNGRITNMELRPGAYVTTGRGVMALIDSDTLRVEGYFEETKLPRIHVGDPARIRLMGESATLTGRVESFAGGIEDRERTAGSNLLASVNPTFAWVRLAQRIPVRIKLDSVADEVRLVSGRTATVAVEPEGEAPGFDLFRFWRGGPAPAAPPQDRTR, encoded by the coding sequence ATGCCCCGGTTCCTCGCCCTCACCGTCCGCCTCCTCGTCACGCTCGGGATGGTGGCGGTCGCCGTGGTCGTGGGCTTGGCGCTGTGGGACTACTACATGGAAGCCCCCTGGACCCGGGACGGGCGCGTGCGCGCCGACGTCGTCGCCGTCGCCCCCGACGTGTCGGGCCTCGTCACCGAAGTCCTGGTCCAGGACAACCAGATCGTGAAGCGCGGCGACGTGCTGTTCCGCATCGATCCCGACCGCTTTGCCCTCGCCCTGCGGCAGGCCGAGGCGATGGTCGCCGGCAAGCAGGCGACGATGGAGCAGGCGGCGGCCGACTACGCCCGCTACGCGAAGCTCAGCGACGCCGCCGTGTCGCAGCAGAGGGTCGAGGCGGCCCGGGCGACCGACCTGGAGGCCAAGGCCGCCTACGGGCAGGCGATCGCCGACCGGGACTTGGCCAAGCTCAACCTCGAACGCTCCGCCGTGAAGGCCTCGGTCAATGGCCGCATCACCAACATGGAGTTGCGGCCCGGCGCCTACGTCACCACCGGCCGGGGCGTGATGGCGCTCATCGACAGCGATACGCTGCGGGTCGAGGGCTATTTCGAGGAGACCAAGCTGCCGCGCATCCATGTCGGGGACCCGGCCCGCATCCGGCTGATGGGTGAGAGCGCCACGCTGACGGGCCGGGTCGAGAGCTTCGCGGGCGGGATCGAGGACCGCGAGCGCACGGCCGGGTCCAACCTGCTCGCCAGCGTGAACCCGACCTTCGCCTGGGTGCGCCTCGCCCAGCGCATCCCGGTCCGGATCAAGCTCGACAGCGTCGCCGACGAGGTCCGGCTCGTCTCCGGCCGCACGGCGACCGTCGCGGTCGAGCCGGAGGGCGAGGCGCCGGGTTTCGACCTGTTCCGGTTCTGGCGCGGGGGGCCGGCCCCCGCCGCCCCTCCGCAGGATCGGACGCGCTGA
- a CDS encoding Do family serine endopeptidase yields MTLIVRRRAFASVAAAALVAGAAAGFGLTEPAMPAYAQALPKTPIEAPEHPPGSFANVVDKVKPGVVAVKVKLDSGLDDDDDGPGNPNLQQVPPQLREFFKRFGQGGGQGGPGGRGMLPRGGAGSGFIISADGYVVTNNHVVDKAKTVQVTLDDGRTLDAKVIGKDPKTDIALLKINESGSYPYVQFGKGAPRVGDWVVAIGNPFGLGGTVTAGIVSARGRDIGAGPYDDFLQIDAPINKGNSGGPTFNVNGEVVGVNTAIASPSGGSVGLAFAIPAETVQTVVDQLRTDGKVVRGYLGVQVQPVTKDIAEGLGLDKAKGALVDHAESGTPAAKAGLKPGDVIESVNGAPVNDARDLSRRIAGLKPGTEVKLAYLRGGKSDVATVELGTLPGDGEVTSRGDYAPGGQTRLGLSLAPAGEIGLGDEGVAVMDVDPDGPAAAKGIAQGDVILDVAGTSVSKPSDVQAQIRAAEANGRKAVLMRVKSAKGRTRFVAVALGNKAD; encoded by the coding sequence ATGACTCTGATCGTCCGCCGCCGTGCCTTCGCCTCCGTCGCTGCGGCCGCCCTCGTCGCGGGCGCAGCCGCCGGCTTCGGCCTGACCGAGCCCGCCATGCCCGCCTACGCCCAGGCCCTGCCCAAGACCCCGATCGAGGCGCCCGAGCACCCGCCGGGATCCTTCGCCAACGTAGTCGACAAGGTGAAGCCCGGCGTCGTCGCCGTGAAGGTGAAGCTCGACAGCGGCCTCGACGACGATGACGACGGCCCCGGCAACCCGAACCTCCAGCAGGTGCCGCCGCAATTGCGCGAGTTCTTCAAGCGCTTCGGCCAAGGGGGCGGACAGGGCGGGCCGGGCGGGCGCGGGATGCTGCCGCGGGGCGGGGCCGGCTCCGGCTTCATCATCTCGGCGGACGGCTACGTGGTCACCAACAACCACGTCGTCGACAAGGCCAAGACCGTGCAGGTCACCCTCGACGACGGCCGCACCCTCGATGCCAAGGTGATCGGCAAGGACCCCAAGACCGACATCGCGCTGCTCAAGATCAATGAGAGCGGCAGCTACCCCTACGTCCAGTTCGGCAAGGGCGCCCCCCGCGTCGGCGACTGGGTCGTGGCCATCGGCAACCCGTTCGGCCTCGGCGGCACCGTGACCGCCGGCATCGTCTCGGCCCGCGGCCGCGACATCGGTGCCGGCCCCTACGACGACTTCCTGCAGATCGACGCGCCGATCAACAAGGGCAATTCCGGAGGCCCGACCTTCAACGTCAACGGCGAGGTCGTCGGCGTGAACACGGCGATTGCCTCGCCGTCGGGCGGCTCGGTCGGCCTCGCCTTCGCGATCCCCGCCGAGACCGTGCAGACGGTGGTCGATCAGCTCCGCACCGACGGCAAGGTGGTGCGCGGCTATCTCGGCGTGCAGGTGCAGCCGGTGACCAAGGACATCGCCGAGGGTCTCGGCCTCGACAAGGCGAAGGGCGCCCTGGTCGATCACGCCGAGAGCGGGACGCCGGCCGCCAAGGCCGGGCTGAAGCCGGGCGACGTGATCGAGTCGGTCAACGGTGCGCCGGTCAACGATGCCCGCGACCTGTCGCGCCGCATCGCCGGCCTCAAGCCGGGCACCGAGGTGAAGCTGGCCTACCTGCGCGGCGGCAAGAGCGACGTGGCCACGGTCGAGCTCGGCACGCTGCCGGGCGACGGCGAGGTGACGAGCCGTGGCGACTACGCGCCGGGCGGTCAGACCCGGCTCGGCCTGAGCCTGGCCCCGGCCGGCGAGATCGGCCTCGGTGACGAGGGTGTGGCGGTGATGGATGTCGATCCCGACGGGCCGGCGGCGGCCAAGGGCATCGCCCAGGGCGACGTGATCCTGGATGTCGCCGGGACCAGCGTGTCGAAGCCCTCCGACGTGCAGGCGCAGATCCGCGCGGCGGAGGCGAATGGCCGCAAGGCGGTGCTGATGCGGGTGAAGAGCGCCAAGGGCCGGACCCGCTTCGTCGCCGTTGCCCTCGGCAACAAGGCGGACTGA